The following are from one region of the Silene latifolia isolate original U9 population chromosome 9, ASM4854445v1, whole genome shotgun sequence genome:
- the LOC141599522 gene encoding uncharacterized protein LOC141599522 isoform X2 has translation MFWCEPIEPFEHIARGVSQPIEQIARGVSQPIERIARGVSQPIEQIARGVSQPIEQIARGVSQPIEQLARVVSNHIEKEKLLQVERDKLGDLQQRCGCCYPGCEYRSSDRKNWMAVLDPGKLIINKIVWPGTHNSATNGIGIPLITRPFAECQTLSIYEQLVKGVRLLDVRVQEDRQICHGPLKSYSVGVVLEDVKRYLAETVSEIIILEIRTEFGHNDPHEFDKYLEEMLGGYLIPQDDNVFGNSVAEVLPKRVICIWKPRNSGVQQTSSLLWSGGYLRDDWVDTDLPLTKFQSNLDHLGEQPTVSARNFFYRVENTLTPQADNPGLYLTALTGWINGYARLFIAQCLSKGIADRFQSFRCLADETAFLLLYVKGIMTSWNVSWCGQILILW, from the exons ATGTTCTGGTGCGAACCAATTGAG CCATTTGAACATATAGCTCGAGGAGTGTCACAACCAATTGAACAAATAGCCCGTGGAGTGTCGCAACCGATTGAACGAATAGCCCGAGGAGTGTCACAGCCGATTGAACAAATAGCTCGAGGAGTGTCACAACCGATTGAACAAATAGCTCGTGGAGTGTCACAGCCGATTGAACAATTAGCTCGTGTGGTGTCAAATcatattgaaaaagaaaaattatTACAAGTTGAGCGAGATAAATTGGGTGATCTTCAACAAAGGTGTGGCTGTTGTTATCCAGGATGTGAGTACCGCTCGTCTGACCGGAAAAACTGGATGGCAGTCTTGGATCCAGGGAAGCTGATAATAAACAAGATTGTTTGGCCTGGTACCCATAATTCTGCTACCAATGGGATAGGCATACCTTTAATTACCCGTCCCTTTGCTGAATGTCAAACTTTATCCATCTACGAGCAGCTGGTTAAAGGCGTCCGATTGCTTGATGTTCGCGTTCAGGAGGATCGTCAGATTTGTCATGGCCCATTGAAGTCCTACAGTGTAGGTGTGGTATTAGAAGATGTGAAGAGGTACCTAGCTGAGACGGTATCTGAGATAATCATCCTCGAGATCCGGACTGAATTTGGGCATAATGATCCTCATGAATTCGATAAGTACCTTGAGGAGATGCTTGGGGGTTACTTAATTCCCCAGGATGACAATGTCTTCGGCAATTCTGTGGCCGAGGTGCTCCCTAAACGGGTTATTTGTATTTGGAAGCCTAGAAACTCAGGAGTTCAGCAGACGAGTAGCCTGCTTTGGAGTGGTGGTTATTTGAGGGATGATTGGGTTGATACTGATTTACCCTTAACCAAATTCCAGAGCAATTTGGATCATTTGGGAGAACAACCCACTGTGTCAGCCAGGAACTTTTTCTACCGGGTTGAAAATACTCTGACTCCACAAGCAGATAACCCGGGATTATATTTGACAGCTTTAACAGGTTGGATTAATGGATATGCAAGGTTGTTTATAGCTCAGTGCTTGTCAAAGGGCATTGCTGATCGCTTTCAG TCATTCAGATGCTTAGCTGATGAGACTGCTTTCCTGCTGCTGTATGTAAAAGGAATAATGACTTCTTGGAATGTATCCTGGTGTGGACAGATCTTGATACTCTG GTGA
- the LOC141599522 gene encoding uncharacterized protein LOC141599522 isoform X1 yields the protein MGNDVSKPFEQIAREMSQPFEHIARGVSQPIEQIARGVSQPIERIARGVSQPIEQIARGVSQPIEQIARGVSQPIEQLARVVSNHIEKEKLLQVERDKLGDLQQRCGCCYPGCEYRSSDRKNWMAVLDPGKLIINKIVWPGTHNSATNGIGIPLITRPFAECQTLSIYEQLVKGVRLLDVRVQEDRQICHGPLKSYSVGVVLEDVKRYLAETVSEIIILEIRTEFGHNDPHEFDKYLEEMLGGYLIPQDDNVFGNSVAEVLPKRVICIWKPRNSGVQQTSSLLWSGGYLRDDWVDTDLPLTKFQSNLDHLGEQPTVSARNFFYRVENTLTPQADNPGLYLTALTGWINGYARLFIAQCLSKGIADRFQSFRCLADETAFLLLYVKGIMTSWNVSWCGQILILW from the exons ATGGGTAATGATGTATCAAAGCCATTTGAACAAATAGCTCGTGAAATGTCACAGCCATTTGAACATATAGCTCGAGGAGTGTCACAACCAATTGAACAAATAGCCCGTGGAGTGTCGCAACCGATTGAACGAATAGCCCGAGGAGTGTCACAGCCGATTGAACAAATAGCTCGAGGAGTGTCACAACCGATTGAACAAATAGCTCGTGGAGTGTCACAGCCGATTGAACAATTAGCTCGTGTGGTGTCAAATcatattgaaaaagaaaaattatTACAAGTTGAGCGAGATAAATTGGGTGATCTTCAACAAAGGTGTGGCTGTTGTTATCCAGGATGTGAGTACCGCTCGTCTGACCGGAAAAACTGGATGGCAGTCTTGGATCCAGGGAAGCTGATAATAAACAAGATTGTTTGGCCTGGTACCCATAATTCTGCTACCAATGGGATAGGCATACCTTTAATTACCCGTCCCTTTGCTGAATGTCAAACTTTATCCATCTACGAGCAGCTGGTTAAAGGCGTCCGATTGCTTGATGTTCGCGTTCAGGAGGATCGTCAGATTTGTCATGGCCCATTGAAGTCCTACAGTGTAGGTGTGGTATTAGAAGATGTGAAGAGGTACCTAGCTGAGACGGTATCTGAGATAATCATCCTCGAGATCCGGACTGAATTTGGGCATAATGATCCTCATGAATTCGATAAGTACCTTGAGGAGATGCTTGGGGGTTACTTAATTCCCCAGGATGACAATGTCTTCGGCAATTCTGTGGCCGAGGTGCTCCCTAAACGGGTTATTTGTATTTGGAAGCCTAGAAACTCAGGAGTTCAGCAGACGAGTAGCCTGCTTTGGAGTGGTGGTTATTTGAGGGATGATTGGGTTGATACTGATTTACCCTTAACCAAATTCCAGAGCAATTTGGATCATTTGGGAGAACAACCCACTGTGTCAGCCAGGAACTTTTTCTACCGGGTTGAAAATACTCTGACTCCACAAGCAGATAACCCGGGATTATATTTGACAGCTTTAACAGGTTGGATTAATGGATATGCAAGGTTGTTTATAGCTCAGTGCTTGTCAAAGGGCATTGCTGATCGCTTTCAG TCATTCAGATGCTTAGCTGATGAGACTGCTTTCCTGCTGCTGTATGTAAAAGGAATAATGACTTCTTGGAATGTATCCTGGTGTGGACAGATCTTGATACTCTG GTGA
- the LOC141600824 gene encoding uncharacterized protein LOC141600824, giving the protein MNFDFDAAGEVHFLQMNELEELRLEAYESSKIYKDQTKKWHDGKIMKKDISVGDLVLLFNSKVKVFPDKLKSRWSGPFKVMHIFPYGAFELWSEEGGTFRVNGQRVKRYYEGDNKGSVEVLYLGEPLPEEEAT; this is encoded by the coding sequence ATGAACTTTGACTTTGATGCCGCCGGAGAGGTGCATtttctccaaatgaatgagcttgaGGAATTAAGGTTGGAAGCCTATGAGAGTTCCAAAATCTACAAAGACCAAACAAAGAAATGGCATGATGGCAAAATCATGAAGAAAGATATAAGTGTGGGAGACCTTGTTCTCCTTTTCAACTCCAAGGTTAAGGTGTTCCCGGACAAGCTTAAATCAAGGTGGTCGGGACCCTTTAAGGTGATGCATATATTTCCTTATGGTGCCTTCGAACTTTGGAGTGAGGAAGGGGGAACCTTTAGGGTCAATGGTCAACGCGTCAAGCGTTATTATGAGGGTGACAACAAAGGATCGGTTGAGGTGCTCTATCTCGGGGAACCCCTTCCCGAGGAGGAGGCAACTTGA
- the LOC141599523 gene encoding uncharacterized protein LOC141599523: MDHLFGNVSKHMEQMAGEVSKQVGNVSGLVSNHFEKRKLSSAEEKTLADLKQSCGCDYPGCEYHPSDRKNWMAGVDPAKLTINKIVWPGTHDSATNEIGIAFITRPFAECQSLSIYEQLVKGTRLLDIRVQEDRQVCHGILNSYSIDVVLDDVKKFLSETKSEIIILEIRTEFGHKDPPEFDKYLAEKLGDYLIHQDDHVFVKTVAEVLPKRVICIWKPRNSAAPKAGSPLWSAGYLKDNWIDTDLPYTKFESNLKYLGEQPPASSRKFFYRVENTVTPQSDNPEHVKPVTDRIHGYARLFIKQCFSKGIADRLQVFSTDFIDDDFVDACVGLTHARIEGKV; the protein is encoded by the coding sequence ATGGATCATTTGTTTGGTAATGTGTCAAAGCACATGGAACAAATGGCTGGTGAGGTCTCAAAGCAGGTTGGAAATGTTAGCGGTTTAGTCTCAAATCATTTTGAAAAAAGAAAATTGTCATCAGCTGAGGAAAAAACTTTGGCTGATCTTAAACAAAGCTGTGGCTGTGATTATCCAGGATGTGAGTACCATCCCTCTGATCGGAAAAACTGGATGGCGGGTGTTGATCCTGCAAAGCTGACAATAAATAAGATTGTTTGGCCCGGTACTCATGATTCTGCTACCAACGAGATTGGCATAGCTTTTATCACTCGTCCTTTTGCTGAATGCCAATCTTTGTCCATCTACGAGCAGCTCGTGAAGGGAACCCGATTGCTTGACATTCGGGTTCAGGAGGATCGTCAGGTTTGCCATGGCATTCTTAATTCTTATAGTATTGATGTTGTTTTAGATGATGTGAAGAAGTTCTTATCTGAGACAAAATCCGAGATTATCATCCTTGAGATCCGGACTGAATTCGGGCATAAAGACCCACCTGAATTCGACAAATACCTTGCAGAAAAACTTGGGGATTATTTAATTCACCAGGATGATCACGTGTTTGTTAAAACAGTAGCTGAGGTGCTCCCTAAACGGGTTATCTGTATCTGGAAGCCAAGAAACTCGGCAGCTCCAAAGGCAGGTAGCCCGCTTTGGAGTGCCGGGTATTTGAAAGATAACTGGATTGATACTGATTTGCCATATACCAAATTTGAGAGCAATTTGAAGTACCTGGGTGAACAACCCCCAGCGTCATCTAGGAAGTTTTTCTATCGGGTCGAAAATACAGTTACCCCTCAATCAGATAACCCAGAACATGTGAAACCTGTGACTGATCGGATCCATGGATATGCAAGATTATTTATAAAACAGTGCTTTTCCAAGGGTATTGCTGATCGCTTGCAGGTATTCTCCACCGACTTTATCGATGATGATTTTGTGGATGCTTGTGTTGGACTCACTCATGCTAGGATTGAAGGGAAGGTGTAA